The following coding sequences are from one SAR116 cluster alpha proteobacterium HIMB100 window:
- a CDS encoding formamidopyrimidine-DNA glycosylase Fpg (PFAM: Formamidopyrimidine-DNA glycosylase H2TH domain; Formamidopyrimidine-DNA glycosylase N-terminal domain; Zinc finger found in FPG and IleRS~TIGRFAM: formamidopyrimidine-DNA glycosylase (fpg)), whose amino-acid sequence MPELPEVETVRTALEPVVAGQRIKTVRLTRGDLRWPLPDGLEKRLTGRLCSVPHRRSKYILVELDQGETLLIHLGMSGAIRLYNHKPNFAKHDHFSVEMETGAWFVFSDPRRFGHLDLFATAAETTHPLLAGLGIEPLSAVFSAARLTALMAGRKTSIKSALLDQRLIAGLGNIYVSEALFRAGISPRRKAGSIAGSRAERLAASIKDVLAEAIEAGGTSLRDHVQPGGEIGYFVQNLRVYGQTGKPCVQCTQTIKQTVQSGRSSFYCPSCQR is encoded by the coding sequence GTGCCGGAATTACCAGAAGTCGAAACCGTACGCACAGCCCTAGAGCCTGTGGTCGCAGGACAGCGTATTAAAACGGTAAGATTGACCAGAGGAGATTTGCGCTGGCCGTTACCTGACGGACTTGAAAAGCGCCTGACTGGCCGACTTTGCTCTGTCCCGCATCGGCGCAGCAAATATATTCTGGTCGAACTTGATCAGGGCGAAACCTTGTTGATTCATCTGGGGATGTCAGGGGCGATCCGCCTGTATAATCACAAACCTAATTTTGCCAAACATGATCATTTTTCGGTGGAGATGGAAACAGGGGCATGGTTTGTGTTTTCAGATCCGCGCCGCTTTGGGCATCTGGACTTATTCGCAACTGCTGCTGAAACCACACATCCTCTGCTGGCCGGACTTGGAATTGAACCGCTTTCTGCTGTTTTTTCTGCTGCACGGTTAACGGCATTGATGGCGGGCCGTAAGACCAGCATCAAATCGGCTCTTTTGGATCAAAGGCTGATTGCGGGTCTGGGCAATATTTATGTCAGTGAAGCATTGTTTCGGGCAGGGATATCGCCGCGCCGCAAAGCTGGCAGCATTGCAGGATCACGTGCAGAACGGCTGGCTGCGTCAATTAAAGACGTGTTGGCTGAAGCGATAGAGGCCGGCGGCACAAGCTTGCGTGATCATGTCCAGCCCGGAGGTGAGATTGGCTATTTTGTTCAGAACCTTCGCGTATACGGGCAGACAGGCAAGCCTTGTGTTCAGTGCACACAAACGATAAAACAGACTGTCCAATCTGGACGGTCCAGCTTTTATTGTCCGTCCTGTCAGCGTTGA